The Neofelis nebulosa isolate mNeoNeb1 chromosome X, mNeoNeb1.pri, whole genome shotgun sequence genome has a segment encoding these proteins:
- the LOC131501891 gene encoding protein EOLA1 isoform X1 produces the protein MKFGCLSFRQPYAGFVLNGVKTLETRWRPLLSSHRNRTIAIHIAHRDWEDTAWRELLAERLGMTPAQIQALLLEGEKYGRGVIAGGPWFLEGKTIVCFSLCSGLVDIGETVQCPEDLAPDEVVALENQAVLTSLKQKYLTVLSNPRWLLEPIPRKGGKDIFQVDIPEHLMPLGQDAWRVRKVTEKPAKS, from the exons ATGAAGTTCGGCTGCCTCTCCTTCCGGCAGCCTTATGCAGGTTTTGTCTTAAACGGGGTCAAGACCCTGGAGACGCGTTGGCGTCCTCTGCTGAGCAGCCACCGGAACCGTACCATCGCCATCCACATTGCTCACAGGGACTGGGAAGACACCGCATGGAGGGAGCTGCTGGCGGAGAGGCTTGGAATGACCCCTGCTCAGATTCAGGCTTTGCTTCTGGAAGGGGAAAAGTATGGCCGTGGCGTGATCGCTG GCGGGCCTTGGTTTCTGGAAGGAAAAACCATCGTGTGCTTCTCTTTGTGCTCAGGGCTTGTTGACATTGGGGAAACTGTACAGTGCCCAGAGGACTTAGCCCCTGATGAGGTTGTGGCGCTGGAGAATCAAGCTGTGCTGACCAGCCTGAAGCAGAAGTACCTCACCGTGCTTTCAAACCCCAGGTGGTTACTGGAGCCCATACCCAGGAAAGGCGGAAAGGATATCTTCCAGGTAGACATCCCAGAGCACCTGATGCCCTTGGGGCAGGACGCCTGGCGAGTGCGGAAGGTTACCGAGAAACCGGCTAAATCGTGA
- the LOC131501891 gene encoding protein EOLA1 isoform X2, producing MKFGCLSFRQPYAGFVLNGVKTLETRWRPLLSSHRNRTIAIHIAHRDWEDTAWRELLAERLGMTPAQIQALLLEGEKYGRGVIAGLVDIGETVQCPEDLAPDEVVALENQAVLTSLKQKYLTVLSNPRWLLEPIPRKGGKDIFQVDIPEHLMPLGQDAWRVRKVTEKPAKS from the exons ATGAAGTTCGGCTGCCTCTCCTTCCGGCAGCCTTATGCAGGTTTTGTCTTAAACGGGGTCAAGACCCTGGAGACGCGTTGGCGTCCTCTGCTGAGCAGCCACCGGAACCGTACCATCGCCATCCACATTGCTCACAGGGACTGGGAAGACACCGCATGGAGGGAGCTGCTGGCGGAGAGGCTTGGAATGACCCCTGCTCAGATTCAGGCTTTGCTTCTGGAAGGGGAAAAGTATGGCCGTGGCGTGATCGCTG GGCTTGTTGACATTGGGGAAACTGTACAGTGCCCAGAGGACTTAGCCCCTGATGAGGTTGTGGCGCTGGAGAATCAAGCTGTGCTGACCAGCCTGAAGCAGAAGTACCTCACCGTGCTTTCAAACCCCAGGTGGTTACTGGAGCCCATACCCAGGAAAGGCGGAAAGGATATCTTCCAGGTAGACATCCCAGAGCACCTGATGCCCTTGGGGCAGGACGCCTGGCGAGTGCGGAAGGTTACCGAGAAACCGGCTAAATCGTGA
- the LOC131501890 gene encoding heat shock transcription factor, X-linked member 3-like — protein sequence MASQSAKEIPKGKLAPSDDGEPAPELPSSSSQDPNLDSGEILVMNRDQAVIQDPGPQDNPQPQAPNQGAANVGENNSILGFSFPRKLWMILEDNSFTSVRWNDAGDTVIIDKDLFQREVLHRRGAERIFETDSLKTFIRLLNLYSFSKIRTTNPWGNQSPRNKRMLIYRNANFQRDKPLLLGNIQRKSDLRVTTTWLGTSAPTPKRKKPVAATRQSPRIHHEEPANDDKTVPGAAPNAQGPSGSQSFAFSGIWSLSSAAGYAMATHGPSEPGGLSGEGTSRNMMFAPLATARRDDAGELPISPPVYPDYGTVMSLYNTCYSILLAALSVMSPNEAPSENEEQEGSSDYKCALCEHFKENPGP from the exons ATGGCTAGTCAGAGTGCTAAGGAGATACCCAAAGGGAAGCTGGCCCCATCTGATGATGGAGAGCCAGCACCAGAATTACCATCTAGTTCATCCCAGGATCCAAATTTGGATTCCGGGGAGATTTTGGTGATGAATAGGGACCAAGCAGTGATCCAAGATCCAGGCCCCCAAGACAACCCACAACCACAGGCCCCAAACCAAGGCGCTGCCAACGTGGGAGAAAACAACAGTATTCTTGGGTTCTCCTTCCCAAGAAAGCTTTGGATGATCCTGGAGGACAACTCCTTCACGTCGGTGCGCTGGAACGATGCCGGGGACACCGTGATCATCGACAAAGACCTTTTCCAGAGGGAGGTTCTTCACCGCAGAGGCGCGGAGAGAATCTTTGAAACTGACAGCTTGAAGACTTTCATCCGCCTGCTGAACCTGTACAGCTTCAGCAAAATACGCACAACCAACCCTTGGGGGAATCAGTCCCCAAGGAATAAGAGAATGCTG ATTTACCGCAACGCCAACTTTCAGAGAGACAAGCCTCTCCTGCTCGGGAACATTCAGAGGAAAAGTGACCTGAGAGTCACCACCACCTGGCTAGGCACCAGTGCACCAACTCCAAAGAGAAAGAAGCCGGTGGCAGCAACAAGACAGTCCCCACGAATCCATCACGAGGAACCCGCCAACGACGACAAGACGGTCCCCGGCGCAGCCCCAAACGCTCAGGGTCCCAGCGGCAGCCAGTCCTTTGCCTTCTCTGGCATTTGGTCTCTGAGCAGCGCAGCCGGGTACGCCATGGCAACTCATGGCCCGAGTGAGCCAGGTGGCCTGAGTGGGGAGGGCACCTCCAGGAACATGATGTTTGCGCCCCTGGCTACTGCCAGAAGGGATGACGCAGGGGAACTGCCCATCAGCCCCCCAGTTTACCCCGACTATGGTACGGTGATGTCTCTGTATAACACCTGTTATTCCATCCTGCTGGCGGCCCTGTCAGTCATGTCCCCAAACGAGGCCCCCAGTGAGAACGAGGAGCAGGAGGGCTCCTCAGATTACAAGTGTGCCCTCTGTGAACATTTCAAGGAAAATCCGGGTCCCTAG